A single Capillibacterium thermochitinicola DNA region contains:
- a CDS encoding ATP-binding protein: MKQLLILSGKGGTGKTTIASAFIKLSKAKAYADCDVDAPNLHLITKQNSLPKKTDFYGLPKAEIDIELCIECGQCMQNCRFEAISADGKYKVDPFACEGCGVCELVCPVEAVTLKPAVAGELLLYTDGEKVFSTAQLKMGSGTSGMLVTEVKKQMKSAAADVEFAIIDGSPGIGCPVIASLSGVDMVLIVAEPSISGISDMERIINTAAKFGVKTAVCINKFDTNMQNTEKIENFCKGQGISLLGRIPFDLDAVKAINNGQTIVDIDCASGAAVKAIYSKTMELLFEEGGGLRS; the protein is encoded by the coding sequence ATGAAACAACTTCTAATTCTTAGCGGTAAAGGCGGTACTGGTAAAACTACAATAGCCAGTGCTTTTATCAAGCTTTCAAAGGCTAAGGCTTATGCAGACTGTGATGTAGATGCACCTAACCTGCATCTTATAACAAAGCAAAACTCCCTGCCAAAGAAAACAGACTTTTATGGTTTGCCGAAAGCCGAGATAGATATCGAGCTGTGCATAGAGTGCGGACAATGCATGCAAAACTGCCGATTTGAAGCTATATCAGCAGACGGGAAATACAAGGTAGATCCTTTTGCCTGTGAAGGTTGCGGGGTTTGCGAGCTTGTTTGCCCTGTTGAAGCTGTGACTTTAAAACCTGCTGTAGCTGGTGAACTGCTGTTATATACAGATGGAGAAAAAGTATTTTCTACAGCGCAGCTAAAAATGGGCAGCGGAACCTCCGGAATGTTGGTTACCGAGGTAAAGAAGCAAATGAAGTCAGCAGCCGCTGATGTGGAGTTTGCCATTATTGACGGATCTCCCGGTATAGGCTGCCCGGTTATAGCGTCTTTGAGCGGTGTTGATATGGTGTTAATTGTGGCCGAGCCATCCATATCCGGAATTAGTGACATGGAGCGGATTATAAATACAGCTGCGAAATTTGGCGTAAAGACGGCGGTATGTATCAATAAGTTTGACACAAATATGCAAAACACAGAAAAGATAGAAAACTTCTGTAAAGGTCAGGGAATTAGCCTTTTGGGTAGAATACCCTTTGATTTGGACGCGGTAAAAGCAATTAATAATGGGCAGACAATTGTTGATATAGACTGTGCCTCAGGTGCAGCAGTGAAAGCAATTTATAGCAAGACAATGGAACTGCTGTTTGAAGAAGGTGGTGGGCTGAGGTCATGA